A segment of the Carya illinoinensis cultivar Pawnee chromosome 1, C.illinoinensisPawnee_v1, whole genome shotgun sequence genome:
AGACTGGGACGGTCCTTACAAACTGAAATTTCAAGCTCCAAAGTCATTGCGAAACAAACCAATTGACTTTTTCAACGAGGTATAATATGATACATTCTTTTAGCAGCTTGAATACTGCATCTAGGATCAAAGCAGTTAAGGTTTGCTGCCGAGTTCtaataaatgaatttaaaacATGTATTAAACTGgtatatgtcatgtcatataGTCGGACCCTTCAGGTGAATTGTTGAATCAATTCGAACAAAACTATATTCAGCTATACATTGCACAATATTGTCTTACTGTCAGACACGGTGAAAACTGAGCTTTGAGTGCATTATCACAGGCTCTAGCGGCAGAGTTAAGTAAAGAAGGTGCATGTGAAAGAGCAATCTTTCCAGACACAGAACTCGCAGTCACAAGATGTGCTATGATCGGAAATTTGACGGTTGAAGGGGTAAGTAAATTGTTCGAGTCAGTCTGAACAATTATTTCATTGTGTCTCTAGTTTATGACTTTGATGGATGCAATAACAATAATGCAGGGGGATCGTTGCGATCTCAATCTCATACCAGGATGCACAGACCCTAGCTCCCCCCTTTATGACCCACTTGCCAATGTAGATGATGGCTCCTGTCCACTTGATTGAGAATCTGGTGAATAGTATCTTCCACTCCCTAGCTATACTCTCAGCTCGCATGTAGATATATAATGGAAGCATGTACAAGCCAGGTGTACAAATGCAGCATTAAACAGGGCAAAACAAGATCTTGTTTGGCTAGAAAGCAAGTATTCTAATGTAAACACAACATTGAGCAGGGCAAAAAAGATATTGTTTGGTTAGGTAGAAAGCAAGTACTCTAATTTTATAGCCCAGAAAAGCTAAAGTTACTACTGTCATCACTGCCAACTATCAGAATGGTTTTTCAATATCTAGAATGTAAGGCATGGCCAAGCGAGAGTTGGGCAGAAACTTTGAGTGCCTGCTCTGGACGAGCGATTGGCCCACCCTGAAAgcataaaaattgaaagaaattgaAATCCCTCTCTCAAAAGAGAGATGAACAATTAGGCTGTGTTTGATAAGTAAAGTTCACATTTACTAGTATTTACAAacagtttattattatttacaaactattcattactatttacaaatcatttgaGATCATCTCAGCATCCAAACGGACCGTTAACCTCTTTCGAAAAGTGCAATAAGCTTACATTTCCAAATGGTCATATACGTAGGAATGACTAGAAGTTAAGAATGCAGAGGTTCTGAATATTTTGTCCACACGAGTGCAAGAAGGGAAGAAATGTTTGCTAGTGTAacgaagaaaagggaaaaagaaaacaacttgCTCTAAGAATGGTGACAAAATCATTTGAATGACCCATGGACCACAATGGTCCTAAGCAGGGTCCTTAGAATCTTACTAATGCTATGGGTCAGAAAATCCTCTTTTATCTCTATAGGTGACACGTGGTCCAATTAAAATTCATAGATGGATACAGAATGCGATATGATAAGTAAAATACTGGATCGCGTGAAGATCAGGTTGCACTCCGTTGCAGAGCCAGGGTCCGAGGGATAATGCTCGGGAAGGGGAAGCTGTATCTTACATATGTAATTCTATCACGTTTAGTTGACTGAAATTTACTTGGTCTAGAAATGAATGCTTGAATGGTGAATAGTCAAGGGCCAAGGCGGTCCAGTTCCACTACCTCATAAACGATAAAAACGAGCATGTGCATGTCTTCTGTAACTTTGGTCAAATAACTCCTCCTTGCATGAATCTGACCTCCATTTTCGCGTTTTTACCCACTCATGCGAGAGATTCgtgaatgaataatataatacacgcacaactttttatctaataatattttatattaaagatatttttataaaacgatattatttttataaaaatccaaCTCATTTAAAACAAAGGATTGTATGTGTATTATTTTCCTTCGGTAAACATGCATCCCAGGGCTCTTCTACCAACGAAACGAACGCACCAAGGTGAAGTAGAGATTAGGGTTCAAGAACAAAAGCTCGTGGAGGGATTATTTgttttgttaagaaaaaaattatgctttaggTTTGAAGACATAAATAGAATATGGAtgatgacatgacatgacatgttACTTGTTTCACATTTTTGTAACAGACGTGTCAATTCAGATGCTACACAAAACCCTtccttcaatctcaaaattaATACTGGTGGTTGAACTACAACCAACTTACGGTCCCTACTTCCAACCATTTGCTCTGCCACGACCCCATTGAGGCTTGATGTTCTTTCAACACCCGATGAAATTAGGAGAAGGTTAGAAGATAGCGTTTCAAgttacaattttttcttttcttttttggttttgtatATTTCTTGAGTAGTACAGCATTTCTCATTGCCTTTTTGACATTCCAACAGCGtttccatatttttttctttgtatccACCGCCAAATATTCTTCTTCCATATTGACATCAAGGAAATTAAGCAAGCCTTTAATTGGTCGGTCATAGTAGTATGGCAGGAATTGCTGATTTTCTTTTGCTCTCCTCGTACTTTCCAGCAAGAGAATCAAAGAGAATTCCGGCGCCGACCCCGACGGCCAAATCAATGGTATAGTGACCCCGAGTGCCAAGCAACCTCACGGCTTGAAGAACATTGAGCACGTCAAATGTCCATGCCAACTCCCACCTCTGCATTCGACGCATGTCTAGCGACGCAATCACTGAACCCGCCACATGCCCCGAGAAGAATAGGAAAAACGACACGTTCCCCACCGGAAAGTCCACCCCCGACCCCAGAAAACCCTACCAAATTTGTAAAGTATTGACAAACATTAATTAATTGGTAGACCAGATGaatttaaacattaaaaaataaaaaatcgtgATGTCAATGAACTTGCTTAAGATCACTTTGACATGTAaaggtatattttttttaatagaaagtaTATATAAGAACATTCTTGGAACCTGTGGCAATGGAAGCTGCGTGGAGTAACCTAGAATTCCCCGGCAAGTGAACATGAAGAGCGCCGAGATTGTCGCCCTTGGACGGCCCTCTATTAGCCACGTCCATAGTATATACATTGTTTGCATCCCCACGAACACCTAACCATTACCATTGTATAACACGTCcgattattaaaacaaaacataaccaGAATATGGATTTATATATCGAACTCAATTTCCTCAATTCCTTAGAAAATGTGGCTGATGTGAATCAAGCCTAAACCCCAGAAAATGAATCACATATTGGATCAAGTTCCGTAGTGCAGTTTAGTTCTTTTACTGTCACAACAGGTTTATGATAAATTACAACAAATTATCGCATCTGTATCTGATTTCCTAAAAGCAATTTATAAGATGTACTAATTGAATTAGAATTTCTTGTAAAGTTCTGAACCACCCaactctttgattttttttttaatgagatttagagagagagaaaaaaatcgaGAGTATAATTCCAAATTTCCAATCACATAATTCCATAAAAAAATCGTGTATTTCTCTTTCAGCCTGAAAATCTATCCAACCGTATGTTACCAAAGCAGTACCTAATAAATTGCATGGATTTAGACTTATGATAAATTAATTTCAGATCCCAACACATACCGTGTTAAGAGCGGCGAGCAAGGTGTTGAGGTCGGGCCGTGCGGCGAGCAGGCGATGGAGTGGGCTCGTGACCACGAACCCAATATCAAAGGGCGCCGAGGACGAGGGGACCATCCGCAGGGTGTACTCGACGCCCATGAAGAACAGCAGCCCCAAGCCGAACAAACAAGGCACCCAATGGAACTTCGCCACGTGCAAGACATCATCCGCCGTCCACGCCATGAACGACGCTCTCTGTTCCTTCTTCTCCGTGTTCTCCTGGCTCCGAGTATGATCGTTGCCGTTAACGAGCTTGCCGTTAGTTCTGCGCCTGTTGTTGAGCGTGCATGATGGGGTATGAAGAGGCACTACCGATGTGCGTGTCATGGCTGTGCGAAATGACGGAAACGAAGAATCACATTGTGGGAGGGAACAGGGGTGGGTGTGGACGATATAAATGGCAAAGAGAAGGAAGATGGAGCGGAATTTCCAAAGATTGAATTATGTTTTCATTTCAATTTGAATTTTACCTTTCTGTTAACTTACAGCTGCTTACAAATGGGTGGTGCGCAGCACATGATCGTTTATCGTACCATCAGatcaatggaaataaaaagtgaaaaattaaatattttaatattaattaaatatgcgATACAagttccaaaataataatgtcacaaaatttgattatatttaattatatttattaattttaaatatatatatatatatctttatatatataaagtggctatctaacggaattttattggtttaacggtttttgttgttttaccgttaaaattaacgccgttagttacatgaataaattaaagtggctctctcttcttaaaaattcttaattttttaatctctctccccaatcacttatgaataaattcataattattaaacttcatgcagcatgcatgatcctgtaacctatgcattgatgatcatttatttatgaggtatattagatatctatatatatatatatattctattaaatatatctatataaattatataaatatatattctatattctattatatatatatatgatcttttatataaattataatttatatatcaatttatttatgtgatttaaaatttttattcattccttatataaacaaagagaaatgtaaaataattaagtttaaatatatttaccaactacatttacgaatacaattatcctaataaaatattatttatttatcaatttaaattcattatgaaacattaaaatcaaataataatatcttataaaaaccttagtattttatttctttataaaaattatgttactttttaaaaataatcgctttattaaattaagaaaacgtgcctttactgttaacagtttatctcctgtgctgcacatgtttgtttcaagattctttttttttttttttttttttaaattctaaatgctttaaaactgatttaagtctatcttactatttgatgttagaatttatatattttttttctaaaaatattatattattattcaaaattttttccttaataaaaataatatttctata
Coding sequences within it:
- the LOC122283948 gene encoding phosphatidylcholine:diacylglycerol cholinephosphotransferase 1-like, encoding MTRTSVVPLHTPSCTLNNRRRTNGKLVNGNDHTRSQENTEKKEQRASFMAWTADDVLHVAKFHWVPCLFGLGLLFFMGVEYTLRMVPSSSAPFDIGFVVTSPLHRLLAARPDLNTLLAALNTVFVGMQTMYILWTWLIEGRPRATISALFMFTCRGILGYSTQLPLPQGFLGSGVDFPVGNVSFFLFFSGHVAGSVIASLDMRRMQRWELAWTFDVLNVLQAVRLLGTRGHYTIDLAVGVGAGILFDSLAGKYEESKRKSAIPAILL